A part of Cotesia glomerata isolate CgM1 linkage group LG4, MPM_Cglom_v2.3, whole genome shotgun sequence genomic DNA contains:
- the LOC123262406 gene encoding neurexin-4 isoform X3, with amino-acid sequence MTRQSRGVLMILSLLSVTLNVKSSITDSSEAELIDETEIIATTTKRTLPDRCLVKTDTGPCKYYIHKWTFNKAENKCRTFVYGGCLGNENRFNSQLECLHYCIGGPNYTLPSYMVTKGSVFVTTSTTTTSTVPTTTPSTPSPTFIPPEPTRPPVPKHKRGKELTFMESGYEKTFMFAQSNTFIQLDGSGIKTFQLRLCREISFQFRTKLPHGLLVYHSVKDRPESLDPYALYVIVEKGQLKVVHVFGKASTSLTVGEGLNRDEWHSVLVRIDVHGAKLIARVDDKQEETTLEVLERVINYGVSEDLASVVLIGGLSSEERLHGVKYIIESFVGCIKDMVLSSGKSASDLLPIRPLIATKHENVKEGCINKCWTRENLCFIGSQCINHYNSLTCDCFGTRYEGERCDVYTATILTLRGSSYVSFRVYDWKDRVHSSVNRLSLMFKTRWDDSVLFYASGEIDGTAHYVSASIINKKVHISLDFGHDSKITTTLGDYVNSNHWNNLTIFHNGSQVTVSLDYETQILEIPGDNHYMIIDPEIYIGGGPELHKKRGLMSYNNFAGALKYVFYNDKSIIYELKKSNPMVHYIGVLQPEYYEVDVDVIPITYPFAGSHIWWPIARTDSLMLNFDFQSSEPVAVVASGDVKSDQGIGYWELRLVNDEMRFQLIPVLSENITVSSSVKFPPDNKTSWHAVELNYTKGELNIIVDYRHKQGKLFAMTFELGDKVIIGSGKSDAGLVGCMRNIKVNDEVIEPRYVINTERVVGEVALDNCQFVDPCKRPNTCEHGGKCSVKENKITCDCSDTGYIGKNCHFAQYRKTCEELALLGYTQDDVYKIDIDGNGRFPPALVKCEFQSIEDATKTIVEHNLPSQVDVRSIAEDDFSFNITYRQFTGEMLQELISHSLYCSQYVKYDCYKAPLDLHSATWFHGSKETIVDHIGNANRGSCPCGTNRTCVNPELSCNCDVSAGKWLSDEGYYESPDSLGVMKMVFIQQKDLEDDAQGRITLGPLECVETNTQKYVVTFTTSQSYIEVPGWRKGDIAFSFRTTGEKAILLYQPPIRSNYPSFMVVLTSEYRLTFNFTLNTGANREMEVKSRRKLNNGEWQKIWIDYNDYHVRFMINTDFQMVELLPEEEFGPFEGSMFIGGATAEHLKTSEVRQGLIGCFRGLVVNGEILDIHSYMSVHLSEIIKDCKPSCQPNKCQNGARCVELWSNFECVCENKWAHQGTFCETNINSKALTFSSPGAFLKKNYFGSGADEEKLLLKSMLMENILINLRTYDTHSLILYANDHLNNFAHLYISNGTSIVYLFNTGNEIKNITVQYPGVNTGISVQIAIVRGPTSTTLHVNNHNVTLDAIPLLLDTYSNKPWINPEKEVLAPQRPPAPPTDYFQVNLGGFDPDNLLRVGKEGNLIQGYVGCLRGLMIAEYLVDLPNLASEANHEGSKGVLPNCQMKCDAMPCKNLGICTEDFGKQESSCNCELTSYFGENCADEKGADFSGESNLQRGFELEGEVKQVKVQLAFSTNDLRQRTSALLLLQTENKRTYYLLVALTSEGQLIFEEDREGSTYGVRLNDRNFLNGARHSVYYVRDNNTATLMIDREPVQLLPIPVLSINDDDNDNHQEEDESPGSTEIQLGGLNTTDPRFTAYKGYTGCLSNVIVSINGGAMMKPLEEYMLFTKKGSETVRASIPAGVRSAQCAVFHAQPRGLEPPRNDSVGRDRAWVEDPPARVPYKSIYNDETKEEQGAGTYIFIVLVCVFVFAVLGCIYEVIRSARRDRKRRRARASAAVSGSGSPGGSKRWQPTYANSVVGPSGVKTVGFKTIIEDEKRPNGTHNKISVKEYKSVPNSESKNDVSNDKKVFIKDEDSEKKELLGVNTGTGPKPAKPNPFSMEDLTEEPELEEREQEEEEVNEEEEEDEVDKSSTSPEIEAQVLVKPVPIITWSKTDTNNEDNVIPLNSITKTDETQETFQLL; translated from the exons ATGACGAGACAATCAAGGGGGGTCTTAATGATCCTGAGTCTGTTGAGTGTAACACTGAATGTGAAGTCGAGTATCACAGACTCATCGGAAGCGGAATTAATCGACGAGACAGAAATAATAGCAACGACGACGAAGCGTACGTTGCCCGATCGCTGTTTGGTGAAAACAGACACCGGTCCTTGCAAATATTATATTCACAAATGGACGTTCAACAAAGCCGAGAATAAATGCAGAACTTTTGTTTACGGAGGCTGTTTAGGAAACGAAAACAGATTCAACTCTCAGCTAGAATGTCTGCATTATTGTATCGGCGGTCCCAATT aTACTCTGCCATCTTATATGGTGACAAAAGGAAGCGTTTTTGTTACAACGAGTACTACTACGACAAGTACTGTGCCTACAACGACGCCAAGCACTCCTTCACCTACATTTATCCCTCCAGAACCGACGAGACCTCCGGTTCCAAAACACAAACGAGGAAAG gAATTAACATTCATGGAATCTGGTTACGAAAAAACATTCATGTTCGCCCAAAGCAATACATTCATTCAACTCGACGGAAGTGGAATAAAAACATTTCAACTGCGTTTGTGCCGCGAAATATCCTTCCAATTTCGGACGAAACTCCCCCATGGACTTTTGGTCTACCACAGTGTAAAAGATCGCCCAGAAAGCTTGGACCCATATGCTCTGTACGTAATTGTAGAAAAAGGACAACTTAAAGTCGTCCACGTGTTTGGCAAAGCTTCTACGAGTTTAACCGTCGGAGAGGGCCTCAATCGCGACGAATGGCATAGCGTTCTTGTACGTATAGACGTTCACGGTGCCAAATTAATCGCCCGTGTCGATGATAAACAAGAAGAAACTACTCTTGAAGTTCTAGAACGTGTCATAAATTACGGGGTCTCGGAAGATCTTGCATCGGTCGTTCTTATCGGCG gaTTGAGTTCAGAAGAAAGATTACATGGTGTTAAATATATCATTGAATCTTTCGTAGGATGTATCAAAGATATGGTATTAAGTTCTGGAAAATCAGCAAGTGATTTACTTCCAATACGTCCTTTAATTGCAACCAAACATGAAAATGTTAAAGAAGGCTGTATCAATAA aTGTTGGACGAGAGAAAATTTGTGTTTTATTGGCAGTCAATGTATCAATCATTACAACAGTTTGACATGTGATTGTTTCGGAACAAGATATGAGGGAGAACGTTGTGACGTTTaca CTGCGACAATTTTAACTCTCCGAGGGTCTTCATACGTGTCTTTCAGAGTTTACGATTGGAAAGACCGAGTTCATTCTTCTGTTAATCGACTAAGTTTAATGTTCAAA ACACGTTGGGATGACTCTGTACTGTTTTACGCATCCGGCGAGATAGACGGTACGGCTCACTACGTATCAGCCagcataattaataaaaaagttcatATTTCCCTTGACTTTGGTCACGACTCAAAGATAACTACGACCTTAGGTGATTACGTTAACTCGAATCACTggaataatttaacaatatttcaTAATGGCTCTCAAGTGACTGTAAGTCTTGATTACGAAACTCAAATACTTGAAATACCTGGTGATAATCATTACATGATTATTGACCCGGAAATTTATATTGGCGGGGGTCCTGAATTGCACAAAAAAAGGGGTCTTATGTCTTACAATAATTTTgcag gCGCACTAAAGTACGTTTTTTATAACGACAAGTCAATAATATATgagctcaaaaaatcaaatccaATGGTTCATTACATAGGAGTACTTCAACCAGAATATTATGAAGTGGATGTCGACGTAATTCCAATAACTTACCCGTTCGCGGGGAGTCATATCTGGTGGCCAATAGCCAGAACTGATTCTCTGATGCTTAATTTCGACTTCCAAAGCTCAGAACCGGTGGCCGTAGTCGCTTCTGGCGACGTTAAAAGCGACCAAGGTATCGGATACTGGGAG ttgAGACTTGTCAACGATGAGATGAGATTTCAGTTGATTCCAGTTTTAAGTGAAAATATAACTGTTTCCTCTTCCGTTAAATTTCCGCCGGATAACAAGACATCTTGGCATGCAGTTGAGCTCAATTACACCAAGGGTGAACTCAACATTATTGTAGACTATAGACATAAACAGGGAAAATTGTTCGCGATGACCTTCGAACTCGGTGACAAAGTTATTATCGGTAGCGGTAAAAGCGATGCag gTTTAGTCGGTTGTATGAGaaatataaaagttaatgATGAAGTTATTGAACCGCGGTATGTTATTAATACTGAGAGAGTTGTTGGTGAAGTTGCTTTGGACAATTGCCAATTTGTTGATCCTTGTAAGAGGCCAAACACTTGTGAACATGGAGGAAAATGTTCTGTcaaagaaaacaaaattacTTGTGATTGCAGCGATACCGGATACATtggaaaaaattgtcattttg cgcAATATCGTAAAACCTGTGAAGAATTGGCATTATTAGGATACACCCAAGATGACgtttataaaatagatatagACGGGAACGGTAGATTTCCTCCAGCATTAGTAAAATGTGAATTTCAATCAATCGAGGATGCAACTAAAACAATTGTGGAGCATAATTTACCATCTCAAGTAGACGTAAGATCAATAGCGGAAGatgatttttctttcaatataACTTATCGGCAATTTACCGGTGAAATGCTGCAAGAATTGATTTCACACTCACTATACTGCAGTCAGTACGTTAAATATGACTGCTACAAAGCGCCTTTGGACCTTCATAGTGCCACTTGGTTCCACGGTTCCAAAGAAACGATCGTTGATCATATTGGAAATGCTAATCGTGGCTCCTGCCCTTGTGGAA CAAATAGAACATGTGTAAATCCGGAATTAAGCTGCAATTGCGATGTTTCCGCTGGTAAATGGCTTTCAGATGAAGGTTACTATGAAAGTCCTGACTCTTTAGGTGTCATGAAGATGGTTTTTATTCAGCAGAAGGATTTGGAAGACGACGCTCAAGGAAGGATAACACTTGGGCCTCTAGAATGCGTTgaaacaa aTACACAAAAATACGTCGTTACCTTTACGACTTCCCAATCGTACATCGAAGTTCCAGGATGGCGTAAAGGCGACATAGCTTTTAGTTTCCGTACAACTGGAGAAAAGGCTATTCTTTTATACCAACCTCCGATTAGAAGCAACTACCCTTCGTTTATGGTCGTACTGACTTCTGAATACCGccttacttttaattttactctaAATACCGGAGCGAATCGTGAAATGGAAGTGAAAAGCCGTCGAAAACTAAACAACGGTGAATGGCAGAAAATTTGGATCGACTACAATGACTACCATGTTCGATTTATGATCAATACTGACTTCCAAATGGTTGAATTACTGCCTGAAGAAGAGTTTGGACCGTTTGAGGGCTCAATGTTCATTGGTGGAGCAACTGC GGAGCACTTGAAAACTTCAGAAGTAAGGCAAGGCTTGATTGGATGTTTCCGTGGTTTGGTTGTCAATGGAGAAATTTTGGACATCCATAGTTACATGTCAGTTCACTTATcagaaattattaaagattgtAAGCCATCATGTCAACCAAACAAGTGCCAAAATGGTGCGAGATGCGTCGAGCTCTGGAGTAATTTCGAATGTGTGTGCGAAAATAAATGGGCGCATCAAGGAACATTTTGCGAAacaa atATCAACAGCAAAGCACTGACATTTTCATCTCCGGGTGCATTTCTGAAGAAGAACTACTTTGGGTCCGGTGCTGATGAAGAGAAGCTACTGCTGAAGAGTATGCTGATGGAGAATATCCTGATAAATCTCCGGACCTACGACACCCACTCGCTAATCCTGTACGCCAATGACCACCTGAACAACTTTGCTCATCTCTACATATCCAACGGGACCAGCATTGTCTACTTGTTTAACACCGGGAACGAGATAAAGAACATCACCGTCCAGTATCCAG GAGTAAACACCGGGATATCGGTTCAAATCGCTATTGTCAGAGGTCCAACTTCAACTACGCTACATGTTAATAATCACAATGTCACGCTGGATGCTATACCGCTCCTGCTGGATACTTATTCCAATAAGCCGTGGATCAATCCAGAGAAGGAAGTCTTGGCACCACAACGACCACCTGCTCCGCCAACGGATTACtttcaa GTTAATTTAGGAGGATTTGATCCAGACAATCTTCTTCGGGTTGGAAAAGAAGGGAATCTTATTCAAGGATACGTCGGGTGTCTTCGAGGTCTCATGATCGCTGAATATCTTGTAGATCTTCCAAATCTGGCTAGTGAAGCTAATCACGAAGGAAGCAAAGGGGTTTTGCCAAATTGTCAAATGAAATGTGACGCTATGCCGTGTAAAAATCTTGGAATTTGCACGGAAGACTTTGGCAAGCAAGAATCTTCTTGTAATTGCGAGTTGACTTCTTATTTTGGAGAAAATTGTGCTGAtg aaAAAGGCGCTGATTTCAGCGGTGAAAGTAATCTGCAAAGAGGCTTTGAGTTAGAAGGCGAAGTAAAACAAGTTAAAGTTCAGTTGGCCTTTTCCACAAACGACTTACGGCAACGAACATCAGCGTTATTATTACTACAAACTGAAAACAA gAGAACTTACTATCTGCTGGTAGCATTGACTTCGGAAGGTCAGTTGATTTTTGAAGAGGATAGAGAAGGTTCAACTTACGGAGTTCGATTAAATGATAGGAATTTTTTGAATGGTGCAAGGCATAGTGTTTATTACGTACGAGATAATAATACTGCTACTTtaatg attgatCGTGAACCTGTACAATTATTACCAATTCCCGTTTTAAGTATCAATGacgatgataatgataatcacCAGGAAGAAGATGAAAGTCCTGGGTCTACTGAGATTCAATTAGGTGGCCTCAATACCACTGATCCTCGATTTACTGCTTACAAAGGCTACACAGGGTGTCTCAGTA ATGTCATTGTTTCTATTAACGGAGGAGCGATGATGAAACCATTAGAAGAATATAtgttatttactaaaaaaggCAGTGAAACAGTGAGGGCGTCTATTCCGGCGGGTGTCAGAAGTGCTCAATGCGCTGTTTTTCATGCTCAACCGCGAGGTCTCGAACCTCCAAGAAATGACAGTGTC GGTCGAGATAGAGCGTGGGTAGAAGACCCACCTGCAAGAGTTCCATACAAATCGATATACAATGACGAAACTAAAGAAGAACAAGGAGCCGGCAcctatatttttatagttcTCGTTTGTGTATTTGTATTTGCAGTACTTGGATGTATTTACGAAGTAATAAGAAGTGCAAGACGTGATCGGAAACGGAGACGAGCTCGTGCTTCAGCTGCTGTTTCAGGCAGCGGATCTCCTGGCGGTTCTAAACGATGGCAACCAACTTATGCTAATTCTGTCGTAGGTCCATCTGGAGTTAAAACTGTcggatttaaaacaattattgaaGATGAAAAAAGACCCAATGGtactcataataaaatttctgttaAAGAGTACAAATCGGTACCTAATTCAGAGTCCAAAAATGATGTttctaatgataaaaaagtcTTTATAAAAG atgAAGATTCAGAGAAGAAAGAATTACTAGGGGTAAATACAGGCACCGGACCAAAACCTGCGAAACCGAATCCATtt TCAATGGAAGACTTAACTGAAGAGCCGGAGCTTGAAGAACGCGagcaagaagaagaagaagtaaACGAAGAAGAGGAGGAAGATGAAGTTGACAAAAGTTCAACAAGTCCGGAAATAGAAGCTCAAGTACTCGTCAAACCTGTTCCG ataatAACTTGGTCTAAGACGGATACGAATAATGAAGATAATGTGATACCATTAAACTCCATTACCAAAACGGATGAAACACAAGAAACGTttcaattattgtaa